Below is a genomic region from Virgibacillus dokdonensis.
CATAATGAATAAAATCGAGATGGTGGATTTTCAACATGTATCATAATAACTACGTTGGAACGAAAATAGGGAGTGTGTTCATCCTTCCTATTAGTACTGATTCCCAGTTTATAAATTAGGGTTATATGCTGAACAGCAGAAAATAAGCACTTATTTGCCTTTTTTCAAAGAGGTCTTTCCCGTCTTACGCAAGTTGTATGAACAATCCGTAATGAAATCCTTCTGTGAATTGTTCACTGGCTTTATAAGATCAATGTACATGATTTTTTATAATTTGAACATCCGTTATTCGTCCTGTGAAAATAATCCTAGAAAATAGTAATGGGATGGACCGCTGAAAAGTGCGTTTTGCTTGAGTAAACCATCCTGCTTTCATGTTTGATGACTGACTAAAGCTAGCATAGCGAATTATTATACTATAAAAATAATGTTAATTTATCTTAACATAATGGTAACTCAACTTGACATTACATCCGCTATCTCATACACTATTTGTAACCTCTACATATATGTTTGAAGGAATCACTCGCGCATTGGAAGTTCTCTAGGAAGGAGATGGCTTTCGTGAAATTAAACAATCGTGTAAAAGAACTACGAGCGCGATTTGATTTAACGCAAGAGCAACTCGCCAAAAAAGTAGGCGTAACCAGACAGACCATTGCTGCCATTGAAAAAGGCGATTATGTACCATCCTTACTTTTGGCATTAAACATATGCAAAGTGTTCCATCTTCCTATGGAAGAAACTTTTTGGTTATTGGAGGACGATTAAAAGATGAGATTAAAATGGGTGTTCTTTATTAACGTATTGTTATTGTTGCTAGCTGCTTGGGGATTTATTCCTATTTATTCATTTGGAATGCAAGTAGCCAATGCGATTAAAGGTGAGAGCACAGGAGAATGGATTAATATTACACCGACGATCATTTTTTTATTCATCTGTTTAGGGGTTGGGGTCTTGATGTACAGACATAATGCAAAGAAACATAAGCGTATGCTATTGAAATTATTCATGCCTGTAGAGTTTTCTGAACAAGATGAACGTGAAAAAATGATTAACGCTCACGCTTGTCGTAAAGTTTATCTTTTCATGCCATTGATTTTTGGGATAATCCTTTTTTTAATGGGCTTGTATCCATTCATAGCTGACACGTTTCCTTCTTATCCGATGTTACTTTTATTCATCTTT
It encodes:
- a CDS encoding helix-turn-helix transcriptional regulator → MKLNNRVKELRARFDLTQEQLAKKVGVTRQTIAAIEKGDYVPSLLLALNICKVFHLPMEETFWLLEDD